A window of the Archocentrus centrarchus isolate MPI-CPG fArcCen1 chromosome 9, fArcCen1, whole genome shotgun sequence genome harbors these coding sequences:
- the bin3 gene encoding bridging integrator 3, whose product MSWIPFKIGQPKKQIVSKTVERDFEREYDKLQKLEDQTKKLHKDMKKSTEADLAMSKAAVKISADLLSNPLCEQDQTFLESMTALDTAMRRMDSFNQEKVNQIQKTVIDPLKKYSSVFPSLNMAVKRREQMLQDYKRLQAKVEKYEEKEKTGPIMVKLHQAKEELRPVKDDFEAKNKQLLDEMPKFYQSRIDYFQPSFEALIRAQVVYFTEMYKIFSELTDQIDQAALTDEQREKDTEAKLSELRALSIVADD is encoded by the exons ATGAGCTG gATACCCTTCAAGATTGGACAACCAAAAAAACAGATCGTCTCTAAAACT gTTGAAAGAGACTTTGAACGAGAATATGACAAACTCCAAAA GCTGGAGGATCAGACGAAGAAGCTTCACAAAGACATGAAGAAAAGCACAGAGGCTGATTTAG CCATGTCTAAGGCAGCAGTGAAGATCTCTGCAGACCTGCTGAGTAACCCACTGTGTGAGCAGGACCAGACCTTCCTGGAGTCTATGACTGCTTTAGACACAGCCATGAGAAGGATGGACTCCTTCAACCAGGAAAAG gtcAACCAGATTCAGAAGACTGTTATCGACCCTCTGAAAAA GTACAGTAGCGTCTTCCCCAGCCTTAACATGGCAGTGAAACGCAGGGAACAGATGCTGCAGGACTACAAACGGTTGCAAGCCAAAGTGGAGAAGtatgaagagaaagaaaaaacggGCCCCATTATGGTCAAACTGCATCAG GCAAAAGAAGAACTCCGACCGGTCAAAGACGACTTTGAGGCCAAGAACAAGCAGCTCCTGGACGAGATGCCCAAGTTCTACCAAAGCCGCATTGACTACTTCCAGCCCAGCTTTGAGGCTCTCATCCGGGCACAG GTGGTCTATTTCACTGAAATGTACAAGATCTTCAGTGAGTTAACAGACCAGATCGACCAGGCAGCGTTGACTGACGAGCAGAGGGAGAAGGATACGGAGGCCAAGCTCAGCGAGTTGCGTGCTCTGTCCATTGTCGCTGACGACTGA